From the genome of Pseudomonas sp. TMP9, one region includes:
- a CDS encoding CBS domain-containing protein — protein MKSVAEILRTKPQAAVYSVEPTTTVLEAIKLMAEKGIGALVVLDKGRLAGIVSERDYARKVVLLERSASDISISEIMTADVLTVGPSDTSRYCMQLMTDRHLRHLPVLAEGQLIGLLSIGDLVKHTIADQASLIQQLEQYIRGE, from the coding sequence ATGAAATCAGTTGCCGAGATTCTCCGCACCAAGCCACAGGCCGCCGTGTATAGCGTTGAACCGACTACCACGGTGCTTGAGGCAATCAAGCTAATGGCCGAAAAGGGCATCGGTGCGCTGGTGGTGTTGGATAAGGGCCGCCTGGCTGGGATCGTTAGTGAGCGTGACTACGCGCGAAAGGTGGTGCTGCTGGAGCGCTCCGCGTCTGACATTAGCATCAGCGAAATTATGACAGCAGATGTCTTGACCGTCGGCCCCAGCGACACCTCGCGGTACTGCATGCAGCTGATGACTGACCGCCACCTGCGCCATTTGCCGGTGTTGGCCGAAGGTCAGCTGATAGGCCTGCTGTCGATCGGCGACTTGGTCAAACACACCATCGCTGATCAAGCCAGTTTGATCCAGCAACTGGAACAATACATTCGCGGCGAATAG
- a CDS encoding DUF3096 domain-containing protein, producing the protein MTLALTPLLSLIAGILILAVPRLLNYIVAIYLIVVGLVGIFGTGTLRI; encoded by the coding sequence ATGACCCTTGCCCTTACCCCGCTGCTTTCGCTGATCGCCGGTATTCTGATTTTGGCAGTGCCGCGTCTACTCAATTACATCGTGGCGATTTATCTGATTGTGGTGGGCTTGGTCGGCATATTCGGCACGGGTACCCTGCGTATCTAA
- the creD gene encoding cell envelope integrity protein CreD: MNRILGFKLGAIALLILLLLIPLSMIGGLVSERQYQRAEVLQDIARSSSYRQQLTGPILVMPYTKVWNQWKTHPKTGERYLEEQKSRGRLYFLPERFVLNGHVATEERARGIYKALLYRSDNQISGAFKLPVRLGLGDELGLYQFDQPFLSVGISDIRGISNDLQLRFNGMNLSFAPGSAEERFGAGVHAPLPALNSQGGQPLEFAFDLKLQGTEQLSITPVGRDSRVELTSSWPHPSFIGEYLPSSRDVSAQGFKAQWQTSFFATNLEEALTDCVRGDSCNALTARNFGVSFVDPVDQYLKTERAIKYALLFIGLTFAVFFLFEVLKRMAVHPVQYALVGMSLALFYLLLLSLSEHLSFALAYGIAATVCVLLIGFYVSHVLHSAIRGAGFATLLALLYGMLFGLLGAEDYALLMGSALVFGVLAGVMVLTRKLDWYGVGKASAANSL, translated from the coding sequence ATGAACCGCATTCTGGGCTTTAAGCTGGGCGCGATTGCCTTGCTGATTCTGCTGTTGTTAATTCCGCTGTCGATGATCGGCGGCCTGGTCAGTGAGCGGCAATATCAGCGCGCCGAGGTGTTGCAGGATATCGCGCGCAGCTCCAGTTACCGCCAGCAACTCACCGGGCCAATTCTGGTGATGCCCTACACCAAGGTCTGGAACCAGTGGAAAACCCACCCTAAGACCGGCGAGCGTTACCTGGAAGAGCAGAAGAGTCGTGGTCGCCTGTACTTCCTGCCGGAGCGCTTTGTGCTCAATGGCCACGTCGCCACCGAGGAGCGTGCACGCGGCATCTACAAGGCACTGCTGTACCGCAGCGACAATCAAATCAGTGGTGCCTTCAAGCTGCCGGTGCGTCTGGGGTTGGGCGATGAGCTGGGGCTGTATCAATTTGATCAGCCCTTCCTTTCAGTCGGCATCAGCGATATTCGTGGCATCAGTAATGACCTGCAGTTGCGCTTCAACGGTATGAACCTGAGCTTTGCACCCGGCAGCGCCGAGGAGCGTTTCGGTGCCGGCGTGCATGCGCCATTACCCGCGCTAAACAGCCAGGGCGGGCAACCGCTGGAATTTGCCTTCGACCTCAAGCTGCAAGGCACTGAGCAGTTGAGCATCACCCCGGTGGGCCGCGACAGCCGCGTTGAGCTGACCTCCAGCTGGCCGCACCCAAGCTTTATTGGTGAGTACCTGCCCAGCAGCCGTGACGTGTCGGCGCAAGGTTTTAAGGCGCAGTGGCAGACCAGTTTCTTCGCCACCAACCTGGAAGAGGCACTGACCGATTGTGTGCGGGGTGACAGCTGCAATGCACTGACCGCACGCAATTTTGGCGTGAGCTTTGTCGACCCGGTGGATCAGTACCTAAAAACCGAGCGGGCCATCAAATACGCGCTGCTATTTATCGGCCTGACCTTCGCCGTGTTCTTTCTCTTTGAGGTGCTCAAGCGTATGGCCGTGCACCCCGTGCAATACGCATTAGTGGGTATGTCGCTGGCGCTGTTTTACCTGCTGTTGCTGTCGCTCTCCGAGCATCTGAGCTTTGCCTTGGCCTACGGCATTGCGGCGACGGTTTGCGTATTGCTAATCGGTTTCTACGTCAGTCATGTACTGCACAGCGCCATTCGCGGCGCAGGCTTCGCCACGTTGCTGGCGTTGCTCTACGGCATGTTGTTCGGTTTGCTCGGGGCCGAGGATTACGCCCTGCTGATGGGCTCGGCGCTGGTGTTTGGCGTGCTCGCCGGGGTGATGGTGCTAACGCGCAAACTCGACTGGTACGGCGTGGGTAAAGCCAGCGCGGCCAATAGCCTTTGA
- a CDS encoding DUF4212 domain-containing protein has protein sequence MTSEKDNAAAYWKANVRLITWSLVVWALVSYGFAILLRPMLAGIAVGGTDLGFWFAQQGSIITFIVIIFFYAWKMNKLDKQFGVEE, from the coding sequence ATGACTTCTGAGAAAGATAACGCTGCAGCGTACTGGAAGGCGAATGTTCGGCTGATCACCTGGAGCCTGGTTGTCTGGGCGCTGGTGTCTTACGGCTTTGCCATCCTTCTTCGACCCATGCTGGCAGGTATTGCTGTCGGGGGTACCGACCTTGGTTTCTGGTTTGCCCAGCAAGGTTCGATCATCACCTTTATCGTGATCATCTTCTTCTATGCCTGGAAGATGAACAAACTCGATAAACAATTCGGTGTCGAGGAATAA
- a CDS encoding sodium:solute symporter family protein, with the protein MSQFVINMLFVGASFALYFGIAIWARAGSTKEFYVAGGGVHPITNGMATAADWMSAASFISMAGLIAAGGYANSTFLMGWTGGYVLLAMLLAPYLRKFGKFTVPDFIGDRFYSNGARLAAVVCLIIICVTYVIGQMAGAGVAFSRFLEVSNSTGIWIAAGVVFCYAVFGGMKGITYTQVAQYVVLIIAYTIPAVFISLQLTGNPIPMFGMFSEHTESGMPLLQKLNEVVMELGFTSYTGDISSKLNMVLFTLSLMIGTAGLPHVIIRFFTVPKVADARWSAGWTLIFIALLYLTAPAVASMARLNLLTTVYPQGAEAPALAYAERPEWVKTWETTGLIQWEDKNSDGLIQLYNDAAPAFTATAEARGWKGNELVVNNDILVLANPEIANLPSWVIGLIAAGAIAAALSTAAGLLLAISSAISHDLIKNMINPKISEKGEMRAARISMAVAILLATWLGLNPPGFAAQVVALAFGIAAATLFPALMMGIFSKRVNDKGAIAGMLVGLVFTVIYIFLYLGWFFIPGTATFANTPDNWLFGISPLSIGTVGAVINFAVAYGVSLATAAPPQEIQDLVESVRTPKGAGGAISH; encoded by the coding sequence ATGAGCCAGTTTGTAATCAATATGCTGTTTGTGGGTGCCTCCTTTGCGCTCTATTTCGGCATCGCCATCTGGGCCCGTGCCGGCTCAACCAAAGAATTCTATGTCGCTGGTGGCGGTGTTCACCCCATCACCAATGGCATGGCCACTGCGGCTGACTGGATGTCGGCCGCTTCGTTTATTTCCATGGCCGGCCTGATCGCCGCGGGTGGTTATGCCAACTCAACGTTCCTGATGGGCTGGACCGGTGGCTATGTGCTGCTGGCCATGCTGCTGGCGCCTTACTTGCGTAAGTTCGGTAAGTTCACCGTGCCAGATTTCATCGGTGATCGCTTCTACAGCAACGGTGCACGTCTAGCTGCTGTGGTCTGCCTGATCATCATCTGCGTCACTTACGTGATCGGTCAGATGGCCGGTGCTGGCGTGGCGTTCTCGCGCTTCCTTGAAGTGAGTAACTCCACTGGCATCTGGATCGCGGCTGGCGTGGTGTTCTGCTACGCGGTGTTCGGCGGCATGAAGGGCATCACCTACACCCAGGTTGCTCAGTACGTGGTGTTGATCATCGCCTACACGATTCCGGCGGTTTTCATCTCCTTGCAACTGACCGGCAATCCGATTCCGATGTTCGGCATGTTCAGTGAGCATACGGAGTCAGGTATGCCACTGCTGCAGAAGCTCAATGAAGTGGTTATGGAATTGGGCTTCACCTCTTACACCGGTGATATCAGCAGCAAGCTGAATATGGTGCTGTTCACCCTGTCGCTGATGATTGGTACGGCCGGTCTGCCGCACGTCATTATTCGCTTCTTCACTGTACCGAAAGTGGCTGATGCTCGTTGGTCTGCCGGTTGGACGCTGATCTTCATCGCCTTGCTCTATCTCACGGCGCCTGCTGTGGCATCGATGGCGCGTCTGAACCTGCTGACGACTGTTTACCCGCAGGGTGCTGAGGCTCCAGCCTTGGCGTATGCAGAGCGTCCGGAGTGGGTGAAAACGTGGGAAACCACCGGTTTGATCCAGTGGGAAGATAAGAACAGCGACGGTCTTATCCAGCTATACAACGATGCGGCTCCAGCCTTTACTGCAACCGCTGAAGCACGTGGCTGGAAGGGCAACGAGTTGGTGGTTAACAACGACATTTTGGTTCTGGCTAACCCAGAGATTGCCAACTTGCCGAGCTGGGTTATTGGTCTGATTGCAGCGGGTGCCATCGCCGCGGCTCTGTCGACGGCGGCAGGTTTGTTGCTGGCGATCTCGTCGGCGATTAGTCATGACCTGATCAAGAATATGATCAATCCGAAAATCAGTGAGAAGGGGGAAATGCGCGCTGCGCGAATTTCCATGGCGGTGGCGATCCTGTTGGCCACATGGCTTGGGCTTAATCCGCCAGGCTTTGCCGCCCAGGTGGTGGCATTGGCCTTCGGTATCGCGGCGGCTACGTTGTTCCCGGCGTTGATGATGGGCATCTTCTCCAAGCGGGTAAATGACAAGGGGGCCATTGCCGGCATGCTGGTCGGTCTGGTGTTCACCGTGATCTACATATTCCTGTACTTGGGTTGGTTCTTTATTCCGGGCACGGCGACCTTCGCCAACACTCCGGATAACTGGCTGTTCGGCATCTCGCCGCTGTCCATCGGCACGGTCGGTGCGGTGATCAACTTTGCAGTCGCCTACGGCGTGTCTCTGGCTACCGCTGCGCCACCCCAAGAAATTCAAGACTTGGTGGAAAGCGTGCGGACACCAAAAGGTGCTGGCGGCGCTATCAGTCACTAA